One window from the genome of Salvia miltiorrhiza cultivar Shanhuang (shh) chromosome 7, IMPLAD_Smil_shh, whole genome shotgun sequence encodes:
- the LOC130994164 gene encoding uncharacterized protein LOC130994164: MAFSKDEKTYGKATLAVLRWIKTLFFLITMLLSLLLFSAPVLLVVADALLPSAFLSATMSLSSLNLQTLSSHLGNYDFRYSLIHIPLVTRVVRYSLIDIPLIKSRRRRRGASLREGSA, from the coding sequence ATGGCATTCTCCAAGGATGAAAAAACGTACGGCAAGGCGACGCTCGCGGTTCTGAGATGGATCAAAACCCTATTCTTCCTGATCACGATGTTGCTATCTCTACTCCTATTCTCCGCCCCGGTTCTCCTCGTCGTCGCCGACGCGCTCCTCCCCTCCGCCTTCCTGTCCGCCACCATGTCACTGTCGTCCCTCAACCTCCAGACGCTCTCCTCCCACCTCGGCAACTACGACTTCCGCTACTCGCTCATCCATATCCCCCTCGTTACCAGAGTGGTCCGCTACTCGCTCATCGATATCCCCCTCATCAAATCGCGGCGTCGCCGACGTGGAGCTTCTTTAAGAGAGGGCTCTGCTTGA